Proteins encoded within one genomic window of Arachis ipaensis cultivar K30076 chromosome B08, Araip1.1, whole genome shotgun sequence:
- the LOC107612487 gene encoding G-type lectin S-receptor-like serine/threonine-protein kinase At4g27290 isoform X3: MGNFIITIIPIISFYLLLFQIFQTIAETDTITHFQSLSKNQTLVSKTGQFELGFFTLDNSTNRYYLGIWYKNIPGQTIVWVANREKPATKPNSLLLIINNTTENTLLLSQDNNTVLWSVSVSTKPKNPILQLLDSGNLVLTEEKNYLWQSFDYPGDTLLPGMKLGKDLKTGLDRRVTAWKNNKDPSPGTLNWGMDVTKWPEPMQRIGSMKQFNSGPWIGVGYGSKPTIKRQAFFSLVFVSNEDEVYFAFHLDNNSVPVRMVLDQATYKRLYFVWIDSDQQWQVYVSLPRDSCERYSVCGPNSNCDWNTSAVDACACLRGFRPNSAGGCLRDKLLQCESDEFVKYEKMKVPDTENCWYLNQSMNLVDCRDKCLRNCSCVAYANSDIRGEGSGCALWFGDLNDLRILPDAGQDLYIRVPASELETNNGRKVKIGVAVGVTIGVLCGLLLVLCLIWKRRKRAILKEAIVAFVDHSEEDTEVQFYDLSVIASSTDNFSDKNKLGEGGFGPVFMGTLENGQRIAVKRLSTGSGQGAEEFKNEIALIAKLQHRNLVKLKGYCIQNEEKLLIYEYMPNKSLDFFIFVDQTQRMLLDWPTRFDIICGIARGLLYLHQDSRLRIIHRDLKASNVLLDDKMNPKISDFGLARILGEDKTAEITHRIVGTYGYIAPEYAIDGNCSVKSDVYSFGVLLLEIVSGKKNTGGHEKENTNLTGYAWNLWMEGRPLDLISEDLKESCNGSEALRCIQISFLCLQQNPHERPSMSSVVMMLGSEICLPQPKQPALFVREYSSPNKSNLFSTNELSMSILEPR, from the exons ATGGGAAACTTCATTATTACTATTATACCAATTATCAGTTTCTACCTTCTTCTCTTTCAAATCTTCCAAACAATTGCAGAAACTGATACCATCACTCACTTCCAGTCTCTAAGTAAAAACCAGACCTTAGTTTCCAAGACCGGACAATTTGAGCTTGGTTTCTTCACTCTTGATAATTCCACCAACCGTTATTACCTTGGCATATGGTACAAAAATATCCCAGGTCAAACCATTGTATGGGTCGCAAACCGCGAAAAACCCGCCACCAAACCCAACTCTCTTCTATTGATCATAAACAACACAACAGAGAACACACTACTCCTTAGTCAAGACAACAATACTGTTCTATGGTCTGTGAGCGTATCAACAAAACCCAAGAATCCAATCCTGCAGCTCTTGGATTCAGGGAACCTTGTTCTGACGGAAGAAAAGAATTATCTATGGCAAAGCTTTGATTACCCTGGTGATACACTCTTGCCAGGGATGAAGCTTGGTAAGGATTTGAAGACTGGTTTGGATAGGCGCGTAACTGCGTGGAAGAATAACAAAGATCCTTCGCCAGGAACGTTAAATTGGGGAATGGATGTGACTAAGTGGCCAGAACCAATGCAGAGAATAGGATCAATGAAACAGTTCAACTCTGGACCGTGGATTGGAGTGGGTTATGGTAGCAAACCAACCATAAAGCGCCAAGCATTTTTCAGCTTAGTTTTTGTCTCCAATGAGGATGAAGTCTACTTCGCATTCCACCTTGATAACAACTCAGTTCCCGTGAGGATGGTGTTGGATCAAGCCACCTACAAGCGTCTGTATTTTGTTTGGATTGATTCTGACCAACAATGGCAGGTCTATGTTTCCCTGCCAAGAGACTCTTGCGAGCGATATAGTGTTTGTGGTCCTAATTCCAATTGTGATTGGAACACGTCCGCAGTTGATGCTTGTGCTTGTTTGAGAGGGTTCAGGCCTAACAGCGCAGGAGGTTGCTTGCGCGACAAGCTGCTACAATGTGAAAGTGATGAGTTTGTTAAGTATGAGAAGATGAAAGTGCCGGACACTGAGAATTGTTGGTACTTGAATCAGAGCATGAACCTTGTTGACTGCAGAGACAAATGCTTGAGGAATTGTTCCTGTGTTGCTTATGCGAATTCGGATATTAGAGGTGAAGGTAGTGGTTGTGCTTTGTGGTTTGGTGATCTTAATGACTTGAGGATTCTACCAGATGCAGGCCAAGATCTTTATATTAGAGTTCCTGCTTCAGAGTTAG AGACAAACAACGGACGCAAGGTCAAAATAGGAGTTGCAGTTGGAGTCACAATTGGCGTATTATGTGGCCTTCTCTTAGTTTTGTGTTTGATATGGAAAAGAAGGAAAAGGGCCATTCTGAAAG AGGCTATTGTAGCATTCGTGGATCATTCCGAGGAAGACACAGAGGTTCAATTCTATGACCTATCAGTTATAGCTTCTTCCACAGATAACTTTTCTGATAAAAACAAGCTTGGAGAAGGTGGTTTTGGACCTGTCTTCATG GGAACATTGGAAAATGGACAAAGAATAGCAGTTAAGAGGCTTTCAACTGGTTCTGGACAAGGGGCCGAGGAATTTAAGAATGAAATTGCATTGATTGCTAAACTTCAGCATCGTAATCTTGTCAAACTAAAAGGATATTGCATTCAGAATGAAGAGAAATTACTTATATATGAATACATGCCTAATAAGAGTTTGGATTTCTTTATATTTG TAGATCAAACACAAAGAATGCTTTTGGATTGGCCTACAAGATTCGATATAATATGTGGGATAGCGAGAGGCCTTCTTTATCTTCACCAAGATTCAAGACTTAGAATTATTCATAGAGATCTCAAAGCAAGTAATGTTTTACTTGACGATAAGATGAATCCAAAGATCTCAGATTTCGGTTTAGCTAGAATCTTGGGAGAAGACAAGACTGCAGAAATTACGCATCGCATTGTTGGAACATA tgGATATATAGCACCGGAATATGCAATTGATGGAAACTGCTCAGTAAAATCAGACGTTTATAGCTTCGGTGTTCTCTTGTTGGAGATAGTATCAGGAAAGAAAAACACAGGaggccatgaaaaagaaaatacaaaccTTACTGGATAC gcaTGGAATTTGTGGATGGAAGGGAGGCCTTTAGACTTGATTAGTGAAGACCTAAAAGAATCTTGCAATGGCTCTGAAGCATTGCGATGCATTCAAATTAGTTTTCTGTGTCTCCAACAGAATCCACATGAGAGACCAAGCATGTCATCTGTGGTTATGATGTTAGGTAGTGAAATTTGCTTGCCTCAGCCAAAACAACCAGCTCTTTTTGTTCGAGAATATTCTTCACCAAATAAgagtaatttattttctactaaTGAATTAAGTATGTCCATTTTAGAACCACGTTAG
- the LOC107612487 gene encoding G-type lectin S-receptor-like serine/threonine-protein kinase At4g27290 isoform X1 — translation MGNFIITIIPIISFYLLLFQIFQTIAETDTITHFQSLSKNQTLVSKTGQFELGFFTLDNSTNRYYLGIWYKNIPGQTIVWVANREKPATKPNSLLLIINNTTENTLLLSQDNNTVLWSVSVSTKPKNPILQLLDSGNLVLTEEKNYLWQSFDYPGDTLLPGMKLGKDLKTGLDRRVTAWKNNKDPSPGTLNWGMDVTKWPEPMQRIGSMKQFNSGPWIGVGYGSKPTIKRQAFFSLVFVSNEDEVYFAFHLDNNSVPVRMVLDQATYKRLYFVWIDSDQQWQVYVSLPRDSCERYSVCGPNSNCDWNTSAVDACACLRGFRPNSAGGCLRDKLLQCESDEFVKYEKMKVPDTENCWYLNQSMNLVDCRDKCLRNCSCVAYANSDIRGEGSGCALWFGDLNDLRILPDAGQDLYIRVPASELETNNGRKVKIGVAVGVTIGVLCGLLLVLCLIWKRRKRAILKDNVEAIVAFVDHSEEDTEVQFYDLSVIASSTDNFSDKNKLGEGGFGPVFMGTLENGQRIAVKRLSTGSGQGAEEFKNEIALIAKLQHRNLVKLKGYCIQNEEKLLIYEYMPNKSLDFFIFVDQTQRMLLDWPTRFDIICGIARGLLYLHQDSRLRIIHRDLKASNVLLDDKMNPKISDFGLARILGEDKTAEITHRIVGTYGYIAPEYAIDGNCSVKSDVYSFGVLLLEIVSGKKNTGGHEKENTNLTGYAWNLWMEGRPLDLISEDLKESCNGSEALRCIQISFLCLQQNPHERPSMSSVVMMLGSEICLPQPKQPALFVREYSSPNKSNLFSTNELSMSILEPR, via the exons ATGGGAAACTTCATTATTACTATTATACCAATTATCAGTTTCTACCTTCTTCTCTTTCAAATCTTCCAAACAATTGCAGAAACTGATACCATCACTCACTTCCAGTCTCTAAGTAAAAACCAGACCTTAGTTTCCAAGACCGGACAATTTGAGCTTGGTTTCTTCACTCTTGATAATTCCACCAACCGTTATTACCTTGGCATATGGTACAAAAATATCCCAGGTCAAACCATTGTATGGGTCGCAAACCGCGAAAAACCCGCCACCAAACCCAACTCTCTTCTATTGATCATAAACAACACAACAGAGAACACACTACTCCTTAGTCAAGACAACAATACTGTTCTATGGTCTGTGAGCGTATCAACAAAACCCAAGAATCCAATCCTGCAGCTCTTGGATTCAGGGAACCTTGTTCTGACGGAAGAAAAGAATTATCTATGGCAAAGCTTTGATTACCCTGGTGATACACTCTTGCCAGGGATGAAGCTTGGTAAGGATTTGAAGACTGGTTTGGATAGGCGCGTAACTGCGTGGAAGAATAACAAAGATCCTTCGCCAGGAACGTTAAATTGGGGAATGGATGTGACTAAGTGGCCAGAACCAATGCAGAGAATAGGATCAATGAAACAGTTCAACTCTGGACCGTGGATTGGAGTGGGTTATGGTAGCAAACCAACCATAAAGCGCCAAGCATTTTTCAGCTTAGTTTTTGTCTCCAATGAGGATGAAGTCTACTTCGCATTCCACCTTGATAACAACTCAGTTCCCGTGAGGATGGTGTTGGATCAAGCCACCTACAAGCGTCTGTATTTTGTTTGGATTGATTCTGACCAACAATGGCAGGTCTATGTTTCCCTGCCAAGAGACTCTTGCGAGCGATATAGTGTTTGTGGTCCTAATTCCAATTGTGATTGGAACACGTCCGCAGTTGATGCTTGTGCTTGTTTGAGAGGGTTCAGGCCTAACAGCGCAGGAGGTTGCTTGCGCGACAAGCTGCTACAATGTGAAAGTGATGAGTTTGTTAAGTATGAGAAGATGAAAGTGCCGGACACTGAGAATTGTTGGTACTTGAATCAGAGCATGAACCTTGTTGACTGCAGAGACAAATGCTTGAGGAATTGTTCCTGTGTTGCTTATGCGAATTCGGATATTAGAGGTGAAGGTAGTGGTTGTGCTTTGTGGTTTGGTGATCTTAATGACTTGAGGATTCTACCAGATGCAGGCCAAGATCTTTATATTAGAGTTCCTGCTTCAGAGTTAG AGACAAACAACGGACGCAAGGTCAAAATAGGAGTTGCAGTTGGAGTCACAATTGGCGTATTATGTGGCCTTCTCTTAGTTTTGTGTTTGATATGGAAAAGAAGGAAAAGGGCCATTCTGAAAG ATAATGTAGAGGCTATTGTAGCATTCGTGGATCATTCCGAGGAAGACACAGAGGTTCAATTCTATGACCTATCAGTTATAGCTTCTTCCACAGATAACTTTTCTGATAAAAACAAGCTTGGAGAAGGTGGTTTTGGACCTGTCTTCATG GGAACATTGGAAAATGGACAAAGAATAGCAGTTAAGAGGCTTTCAACTGGTTCTGGACAAGGGGCCGAGGAATTTAAGAATGAAATTGCATTGATTGCTAAACTTCAGCATCGTAATCTTGTCAAACTAAAAGGATATTGCATTCAGAATGAAGAGAAATTACTTATATATGAATACATGCCTAATAAGAGTTTGGATTTCTTTATATTTG TAGATCAAACACAAAGAATGCTTTTGGATTGGCCTACAAGATTCGATATAATATGTGGGATAGCGAGAGGCCTTCTTTATCTTCACCAAGATTCAAGACTTAGAATTATTCATAGAGATCTCAAAGCAAGTAATGTTTTACTTGACGATAAGATGAATCCAAAGATCTCAGATTTCGGTTTAGCTAGAATCTTGGGAGAAGACAAGACTGCAGAAATTACGCATCGCATTGTTGGAACATA tgGATATATAGCACCGGAATATGCAATTGATGGAAACTGCTCAGTAAAATCAGACGTTTATAGCTTCGGTGTTCTCTTGTTGGAGATAGTATCAGGAAAGAAAAACACAGGaggccatgaaaaagaaaatacaaaccTTACTGGATAC gcaTGGAATTTGTGGATGGAAGGGAGGCCTTTAGACTTGATTAGTGAAGACCTAAAAGAATCTTGCAATGGCTCTGAAGCATTGCGATGCATTCAAATTAGTTTTCTGTGTCTCCAACAGAATCCACATGAGAGACCAAGCATGTCATCTGTGGTTATGATGTTAGGTAGTGAAATTTGCTTGCCTCAGCCAAAACAACCAGCTCTTTTTGTTCGAGAATATTCTTCACCAAATAAgagtaatttattttctactaaTGAATTAAGTATGTCCATTTTAGAACCACGTTAG
- the LOC107612487 gene encoding G-type lectin S-receptor-like serine/threonine-protein kinase At4g27290 isoform X2: MGNFIITIIPIISFYLLLFQIFQTIAETDTITHFQSLSKNQTLVSKTGQFELGFFTLDNSTNRYYLGIWYKNIPGQTIVWVANREKPATKPNSLLLIINNTTENTLLLSQDNNTVLWSVSVSTKPKNPILQLLDSGNLVLTEEKNYLWQSFDYPGDTLLPGMKLGKDLKTGLDRRVTAWKNNKDPSPGTLNWGMDVTKWPEPMQRIGSMKQFNSGPWIGVGYGSKPTIKRQAFFSLVFVSNEDEVYFAFHLDNNSVPVRMVLDQATYKRLYFVWIDSDQQWQVYVSLPRDSCERYSVCGPNSNCDWNTSAVDACACLRGFRPNSAGGCLRDKLLQCESDEFVKYEKMKVPDTENCWYLNQSMNLVDCRDKCLRNCSCVAYANSDIRGEGSGCALWFGDLNDLRILPDAGQDLYIRVPASELETNNGRKVKIGVAVGVTIGVLCGLLLVLCLIWKRRKRAILKDNVEAIVAFVDHSEEDTEVQFYDLSVIASSTDNFSDKNKLGEGGFGPVFMGTLENGQRIAVKRLSTGSGQGAEEFKNEIALIAKLQHRNLVKLKGYCIQNEEKLLIYEYMPNKSLDFFIFDQTQRMLLDWPTRFDIICGIARGLLYLHQDSRLRIIHRDLKASNVLLDDKMNPKISDFGLARILGEDKTAEITHRIVGTYGYIAPEYAIDGNCSVKSDVYSFGVLLLEIVSGKKNTGGHEKENTNLTGYAWNLWMEGRPLDLISEDLKESCNGSEALRCIQISFLCLQQNPHERPSMSSVVMMLGSEICLPQPKQPALFVREYSSPNKSNLFSTNELSMSILEPR; encoded by the exons ATGGGAAACTTCATTATTACTATTATACCAATTATCAGTTTCTACCTTCTTCTCTTTCAAATCTTCCAAACAATTGCAGAAACTGATACCATCACTCACTTCCAGTCTCTAAGTAAAAACCAGACCTTAGTTTCCAAGACCGGACAATTTGAGCTTGGTTTCTTCACTCTTGATAATTCCACCAACCGTTATTACCTTGGCATATGGTACAAAAATATCCCAGGTCAAACCATTGTATGGGTCGCAAACCGCGAAAAACCCGCCACCAAACCCAACTCTCTTCTATTGATCATAAACAACACAACAGAGAACACACTACTCCTTAGTCAAGACAACAATACTGTTCTATGGTCTGTGAGCGTATCAACAAAACCCAAGAATCCAATCCTGCAGCTCTTGGATTCAGGGAACCTTGTTCTGACGGAAGAAAAGAATTATCTATGGCAAAGCTTTGATTACCCTGGTGATACACTCTTGCCAGGGATGAAGCTTGGTAAGGATTTGAAGACTGGTTTGGATAGGCGCGTAACTGCGTGGAAGAATAACAAAGATCCTTCGCCAGGAACGTTAAATTGGGGAATGGATGTGACTAAGTGGCCAGAACCAATGCAGAGAATAGGATCAATGAAACAGTTCAACTCTGGACCGTGGATTGGAGTGGGTTATGGTAGCAAACCAACCATAAAGCGCCAAGCATTTTTCAGCTTAGTTTTTGTCTCCAATGAGGATGAAGTCTACTTCGCATTCCACCTTGATAACAACTCAGTTCCCGTGAGGATGGTGTTGGATCAAGCCACCTACAAGCGTCTGTATTTTGTTTGGATTGATTCTGACCAACAATGGCAGGTCTATGTTTCCCTGCCAAGAGACTCTTGCGAGCGATATAGTGTTTGTGGTCCTAATTCCAATTGTGATTGGAACACGTCCGCAGTTGATGCTTGTGCTTGTTTGAGAGGGTTCAGGCCTAACAGCGCAGGAGGTTGCTTGCGCGACAAGCTGCTACAATGTGAAAGTGATGAGTTTGTTAAGTATGAGAAGATGAAAGTGCCGGACACTGAGAATTGTTGGTACTTGAATCAGAGCATGAACCTTGTTGACTGCAGAGACAAATGCTTGAGGAATTGTTCCTGTGTTGCTTATGCGAATTCGGATATTAGAGGTGAAGGTAGTGGTTGTGCTTTGTGGTTTGGTGATCTTAATGACTTGAGGATTCTACCAGATGCAGGCCAAGATCTTTATATTAGAGTTCCTGCTTCAGAGTTAG AGACAAACAACGGACGCAAGGTCAAAATAGGAGTTGCAGTTGGAGTCACAATTGGCGTATTATGTGGCCTTCTCTTAGTTTTGTGTTTGATATGGAAAAGAAGGAAAAGGGCCATTCTGAAAG ATAATGTAGAGGCTATTGTAGCATTCGTGGATCATTCCGAGGAAGACACAGAGGTTCAATTCTATGACCTATCAGTTATAGCTTCTTCCACAGATAACTTTTCTGATAAAAACAAGCTTGGAGAAGGTGGTTTTGGACCTGTCTTCATG GGAACATTGGAAAATGGACAAAGAATAGCAGTTAAGAGGCTTTCAACTGGTTCTGGACAAGGGGCCGAGGAATTTAAGAATGAAATTGCATTGATTGCTAAACTTCAGCATCGTAATCTTGTCAAACTAAAAGGATATTGCATTCAGAATGAAGAGAAATTACTTATATATGAATACATGCCTAATAAGAGTTTGGATTTCTTTATATTTG ATCAAACACAAAGAATGCTTTTGGATTGGCCTACAAGATTCGATATAATATGTGGGATAGCGAGAGGCCTTCTTTATCTTCACCAAGATTCAAGACTTAGAATTATTCATAGAGATCTCAAAGCAAGTAATGTTTTACTTGACGATAAGATGAATCCAAAGATCTCAGATTTCGGTTTAGCTAGAATCTTGGGAGAAGACAAGACTGCAGAAATTACGCATCGCATTGTTGGAACATA tgGATATATAGCACCGGAATATGCAATTGATGGAAACTGCTCAGTAAAATCAGACGTTTATAGCTTCGGTGTTCTCTTGTTGGAGATAGTATCAGGAAAGAAAAACACAGGaggccatgaaaaagaaaatacaaaccTTACTGGATAC gcaTGGAATTTGTGGATGGAAGGGAGGCCTTTAGACTTGATTAGTGAAGACCTAAAAGAATCTTGCAATGGCTCTGAAGCATTGCGATGCATTCAAATTAGTTTTCTGTGTCTCCAACAGAATCCACATGAGAGACCAAGCATGTCATCTGTGGTTATGATGTTAGGTAGTGAAATTTGCTTGCCTCAGCCAAAACAACCAGCTCTTTTTGTTCGAGAATATTCTTCACCAAATAAgagtaatttattttctactaaTGAATTAAGTATGTCCATTTTAGAACCACGTTAG